cttatcgagtggaaacgtcctactttatggttgtacaccattagtccctatcacccgggacaacattgagactctatgtgctagcactacactttgacttgtttaccgactctcaaggggtcatcaggtggcaaggttgggtgttctgtcgaaacatataggagtcgatgcattgtagtcggggattcactgcttaccttcaggtatggatatcctatgtgatatcatgtgtatgtagtttgaaatctctgatcagaatatggtggtaattacgaaaggggtttcatagattacaccatcgatgcaactacaacatgacacatagtatcgattcattgacaactctcgatataccaatggttgtcgaatcggtcgggatatatgagttgaagggaccgtactgtacggtaaccataatagaatggttcttgcaggcactatcatttgatacctagggaatcatgtaagcgatgctgctaggcgtttaacatgattggttgggtactatcagacttgagttctgacgttcttattatcaaagagttgataattaagaatggagcaattggggtatgctcgtataaggacttGTTTAGAATGAATCACATGAatatgtgaacccacggctagttatatcaatgaaccattgagggccacacaagtactagctttctagatcccgttgagaagtaaaatagttcaatgtgttgaacggcttataaagaagtttataagcttgaggaaaattagaagtatgacttatatgaggaaaatgtaatttttaatttatgaatgtgttcctaaattaaaagttggccaaataaataatgtatttgaaaattatgattttcataaacattattatagactaaattaaattaattcaagttttgaattaattaaacactagtgggcctagtagagtccaaataatgttattaattcaagtgttgaattaataacattgggccttgtaaagcccaaatgtaaataattatctaactagtgggcttgagtaaaatcaagtaaagtttaattgagctcaaatatgtttgagacaattaaattaaagtccatgggccttataattgttacaagcccactcaAATTGCAtacttgggaggtgaagagttggggaatacttttcattaaaaaaaattgcatggcatgcaacttttgctttagcttttttgcaaccccaagacaacTCATCCTTCTCTCCCATTACACCaatatggccgaaatttttgctcTCATTCTCTCTAAAAAAATTTCTCTCATTTTGTTTTCAAGTTGTTGAAAAACAATtctcttctcaaagaaaaatgccctacattttctagtgcaactgtaaggtggatcttttaagtttggtggtgggcttgattttgaagaaaggagtccaaggaggcttgtagattgtcttgcctttgaagagcttagttgcttgacaactaagttggtgccaaacatcaatctcaagagattgataggtaaaatttcaTAACACCCTAAGAATGTCATATTTTTGTGTTCTTGTATTTGTTACACCACTAATAGGTGCTCGCTTTTCTCcctataaaatatgatttttgaaacttccgttgagCTACCGGCACCGTAACCGATACCCTTTCACACACTTGGCCACAACGTCAGCcaacaactgaatttctggcttCAGCACTTTCTTTGGATAGGATACCTtgatcttccgtccatcagTAGATAACATTGTCTGCATCTCCTCAATATCAAAAAATTTCACTTCAGAAAAGTTAGCTAAGACATCAGAAGGTAGTTGAAAGAGAGTGCTGAAGGAGTCTTCATCTATGATCAGCAACTTATTGTTGACGTTTGTTGTGATTTTACCGTCAGCAGAGATGAAGCTATTGgcatataaattttgaatcttcttGGGATAAATCTCCTGAGTTGATAACCCAAGAAATTTCTTCAGCCCAGCTGCTTCCAATTTGAGAAAGACACCTCGAACAACTTTGTTCTTGACAGAGAGGACTGACTCGAAGTCAATAGCCATCTCATTAAGACTATACGCGGGTGTCTTTCTTGCCATTGCTGAGTGTTTGATTATCTACGAAGAAGAGAAGCTCTGTGTGTTTGATTTGCTCTGAAAGTTTGAAGTGCTCGTAAAGAAATTTAAATGGAGCGGGTTCAATTACTTATGTTAGTGACTGTTCAATTTTTTGGACACgtgtgttgcgtgttttcttaattgcttgcaagtgcacaacgtcaaattgtaataaaatgtattttcgagtacaagtgtcgatcccacgagaagtatgtatttaaatgtatattaatgcttgtaattaaaatagtctcaattttatttagaaaaatcaattaaaagatttgtttgcaagaataactaaattgaaaatggatttaaataaaatataacacCAAACCTTTTATAACaaataacaatggaataaaagatctagaggtccgatttcactcaACTATCCACCATCTGTAATTTCTTGTAGCTATGTTATAAAACTCCTTTTTGTTCATTAACCAAGAATCCTATatttatctactccctctcccgagtgctagtAGATTTTGGTTATCTAAAATTTGATTTCAATGTTcccatcaacaatctacaaATAAATAACACATCAAGCACTAGATTCTCTATAGGCTTCAATAGCATTATAGGCCCTCCCAAACTCTATAAATACTATTGATgtattttttccttttattgTTTCCACTTCCGAGTGATAAATTGTaaatatataaatcattcaaattatggccaataaatttgaaagcattaagattggaacaATACAAAAGAACAAAATTGAAGAACTTAAATAGCTTAGTTCATAGAttccaacacatggtttctagttttgttccagcattcctctagaattaaaacttagttcataataacacaaataaaataacaaaaaatggttctaaaacaagacatatcaaatgaaaaataaaagaaagaagaacttagaacaagagtttgaagtgcaGTTTCCGTCCCCGGATTTTTGTAGAAGATTTTCCAAAAACTTGAtgaacttgatcttcaatcttCTAGCAGCAGCCTCCTCTCTTCCCTTGGCTCCCCAATACCCTAGATGGTAAGTCAATGATGTCTTTTTATAGTCCAGACAAGCCTCCCATCGCAGCACACCAAATTCATAGAATTTCCTGCGCAGCACACAAAGTTACAGATTTTCCGGATTCTGTTTCgcgaagaccgcgggtgcggtgcagctTCGGGGAAATCTTTTAATTTCGAACTTcagtgaccgcgggtgcggttcaatatgtaccgcgggtgcggtaggctCTTGGAAATTTTATCtttgcactttccaattcaacactttactactccaaactctcattctaagcttccaaactataacaacaaaaacaacaacaaatcacataaacctGCTCAATAATCAAAAAATTCCAagtaaaaacaagtaataaaagtacaataaattgcacttatcaaactcccccaaacttaatattttgctagtcccgagcaaaacaaaacaacacaaacaaacaagtcatgaaatattttaaagaatttgGCCTCAAGATAAATTAACTAACTCTTCATGCATTCACAAGTCAAATCAATCCAAACAATTTTTTATCcggatataatcatgcaatcggttaattttcttaacttctaatctcttcaactcatgtttcaaaacattctcaatcgatttcaatttttacaaacacaaatcaagaGGTATTTTACGGTAAAGATTGGGTTCAAAGccatattcattcaagaaaggaatacccaataaatatttaatgcattgaggtgtgtgtaaaattgatcaagattcGTACTCAATGgaagtgtttatcgattgtccataggctAAATCCTCCAAAACACTCTCCACTAGtgtattggacaactatgacttgGTCAATAGGATTTGCGATGcttgtaatgttaggccttgtctcatggctacaaatgaagattaggaattcaaataagggagtaagttaaattttatctcttttgcaaactccatttctttctttcatctccattttttttattcatttcatctctttttttctcccatttttctccaacttcttcaatgtaacatcattcatttttcttttcttttgtaggagaatttccatttctttgatcctttgaattcttactcccttgagaaggtaggaaattTATGTTTAAGATATTCAACGGGGTAGTAAATGTGGGATATTTGAAAGAATATCGAATGtgggtcttttacacatatttacgtGTGCCATTCGAATTTATATAAGCTAAAAaaggtgacaaatgataaattatttttatttggtggcttgaaaggctcaatcgatccaaaaatcacctaaatcattcctaaatcataagttgtctgtatttcgcctcgagtgttttttggatagttctagacaaaatctcaattcaccaacacaAAGTAGAATATAATCATCGTGAAAAGtggtgtctcaatgcatcaaccaaatacatatatattcaaaagaaaagtgcttggcttccaagaaatttcaagaacacaattcttttctcatataggctcaagagtgcttcaaatgaatatttatgaacaatataaataggcccaaataaaatcaaagattgcctcaatcatatatgtgtttggaaaaaaatttatttccatgtcaaatgaaaatcacagagttgtatataaattataagtctcaaactTACCAAATCCCATGATTGTcctctaaattttttaaattgattGATTATCATGAATTAGATGCATgaccttttttttttcaaagcaaaattttcttttctcatcattggccattttaaaaaaaatcttcatGACTAAgacactacaaacacacaagcaAACCACTCAAAAGTAAATAAAACACTCAgattaaactaaataaataaataaacacacaaaataaaataaaaactaacatctcccccaaacttaaacatgtgcatcgtcctcgatgtaaataaataagaaaaatagAGGAATACACATACCTCAggcaacgaccgtcagtggtcattgccATCCTCATCATCTGGATCATCTTGTTGGGGTTGGAACTCCGGCGGGTGGTATATGGGTGGCCACTatggaggaggtggaaatgAATTACCAGAGGTTGAAGCtgatggaaattgctgagccaagACAGACGTAAAATCCATAATATATCCCATAAATGTATTGGTCCTAAACCGAAACTCATCCATGTCTTGGCGTTGATTTCGCATTTCTTCTTCCAAATGGGTCAACCTATCTCTCATATTTCTTTGTTGCGGTTGTGGTTGTGGTTCTTGAGCTTGAGAATGGGCACGTCTTTCTGCAGCTCTTCTGTTGAATTCCCTTTCAGCTCGACGTGCCTCAGCTTGTTCACCTCTCACTACCCTATGTGGTTGAATTACCACAATTTCATTTTTCGGCTTTAACAATTCTTCATTCTCTGCCCAAGTCACTCCCGCATTCTGGCATAATGCAGTGATAAGAGAAGGGTGGAGGAGTCCACTAGGAGAGTTACTTTTTGCATAATCAAGCATCAAACTCTGAACCCattgacctaaatcaattgTCTTTCCCGTCATGATGCAAAAAGTCAAGATTTCCCTCCTTGATGACGGTGGTGGTATGCTCGGTAGGCTTAATCCTAGCCGAAATAAAGGAATACCAATCTTTGGCAACTCTTTTCAGATCAGATTTGGCTAGGCTGACATGCACATCTTCTCTCATTCTCCACTCCGCTCCCTCTATGCATATTGTTTgaagaatattattataatcaaCATGCTCAGTCCGttattcttcatattcatcatGCATACATTGAGGTATACCATACAACGTGTTGATAGTATGTGCATCAAAATCTACCATTTTACCTCGCACTAAAACCTTCAATTGTTCATGCTTAACCTTAaggttagcataaaattctcttACCAACGAAATGACAGCATCTTGTGGCTGCTTGCCAAACTCCTCCCAATGCCGAGCAGTAAGCATTAATCCAATTTCAGTTCGGGGGAAACTCAGATCAAATCCCCTCACTTTTATAATGCTTTTGTTCAAAAAATTTCCATAGTTTTCCTCCGCTTTCTCGTCCCAAAACTTGTTTGCATcataatttgcagatgatgatgcacccttggattgtttctttcttggaggcattttatcaaacaccttCAAATCACCAACTTCCCATTCAATCCAATTCACAAAACTAGATGATTCTTAACACCCCCAAACTTGTAAACCACAATAACAACACCTCAACAAATATACACACCAATCCAAATAACAATGTCACAAATATACTCCACTAAAATTCAATTATCTTCCATAGCCAAGAGCACCaataatttcgaattttaaatcaaatgtatgATAGAATTGCTCACCTTGAGTGTTGAAATGTTTCTTGTAAGAACAAAATCAAAGCTCCATGCAATCCTTGGTTGAAAAATTTCGAGCCCCCTTTTCACAACTTAGGTTTTGTGTTGAATTTGTGGAATAAGATGAGTATtgtatgaatttttgaagttatgTAGGTGTGTAGTGGAAAATATGTGCTTTGAAGAACAAGATTTGAGTTTAGAGTGTGTTTTGAGAAAAGGAATTTCGAAGTGGAGGAGAAAATTGGAGAAGGGTTCTTCGTTTATGTCCAATGGTTGCCCGTTTCAGATTTTAAAAcaagcgaccgcgggtgcgctccataacttaccgcgggtgcggtgtgctctcgggaacttcttgaattttgattttcatctaccgcgggggcggtataAGAAGGACCTCGGGTGCGGTAAACTTTCGGGAAATCTATGAAATTCAAttttcatcgaccgcgggtgtgcTGAAAAagttaccgcaggtgcggtatggcttctgTAAATGTATCACGAGTGCACTACAAAatacaccgtgggtgcgctccGCCTTCGGAAAATTCTTGAAATTCAATCTtaatggaccgcgggtgcggtattccTTCGggaaaattttttttcttcaatttttttagtcctgaaaagaaaacaattgggATTTATAAAATTTGGGGAGATACAAGAACACACTATACTAAAAGtacacaaccaaaaaaaataataatacaaaaataaaatcaaaaccgaaaacaaaatgcaataaagaaacaaaaatttgggttgcctcccaataagcgcttaGTTTAACGTCTTCAGCCCGACTGTCACTTTTCTGATCAGTTTGGTTCGCTCAGCTTGACAATGTCGATATTCCTGACTTCAGTCATATAGTACGGCTAAACCCGCTGTCCATTGACTTTGAAGGTTCTCCCATCACTGCACTTTAGCTCGATAGCCCCATAAGGAGACACCGTTTCCACAACAAATGGCCCTGACCAACGCGACTTTAGCTTACCAGGGAACAACTTCAGACGAGAGTTGAACAGTAGTACTTGTTCCCCTGGTTTGAGCTCCCTTCGGATAATGATTTTGTCAAGCCACTTCTTAGTTTGCTCTTTGTAGATCTTGGAATTCTCATATGCATCGTTTTGGAATTCATCCATCTCGCTCAACTAAAGTTTTCTAACGTCGCCAGAAGCtttcaaatcaaaatttaatttcttcACAGCCCAAAATGCTCTATGCTCCAACTCCAACGGCAGATGACATGCTTTCCCAAACACtagcctatagggagacatcccaataggcgtcttgaatgcAGTCCGATAAGCCCATAACAAATCATCCAACTTCATAGCCCAATCTCTCCGGTTGGTGTTGACAGTCTTTTCCAGTATTTGCTtaatttcccggttggatactttagcttgtccattcgactgaggatgatatgctagtgccactttgtgcttcacattatatttagccaaaagtgagttgaaaattatattgcaaaaatgcgtaccttcatcacttatgatggctctcggtgttccaaacctAGTGAAGATGTTCTTATGCACAAATTTCGCTACAACATGAGAGTCATTAGTATTGGTGgtgattgcttccacccatttcgagacataatcaacagctaataaaatataagaattaacaaaataattgggaaagggtcccatgaaatctatgtcccaaacatcaaaaagttccacttccaaaacaTTTTTCAATGGTAATTCATGACGCCTAGGTATGTTTCCTAACCTCTGGCATCTATCACATTACTTTACTAAGGTATAACTATCCTTAAACAAACtaggccaataaaaaccagATTGCAATACTTTAGCTGCTGTTCGTGTtgctccaaaatgtccaccataagGTGATGAATGACATTGCTCCAGAATTTTGTTTGCATCGTCGCCATCCACGCATCTCCTTATAacttggtcagcacatctcTTGAATACATATGGATCATCCCATGGGTAAAACTTTGCATCGTGaaagaatttcttcttttggTGATAACTCAAATCTGGAGGAAGAGTACCACAGGACAAGAAGTTAgctatatcagcaaaccaagggagTTTAGAATTTACCTCAAACAGCTGTTCGTTTGGAAATGCTTCTTTTATGATTCCTTCCTCTTTTTTTCTTCAAGTTCAAGTCGTGACAAGTGGTCAGCTACTTGATTTTCACAACCCTTCGTATCTTTCacttcaaaatcaaactcttggagcattaaaatccaccttatcaagcgtgtttggcatcctttttggcaaaaAGGTATCAaatagctgcatggtcagtgaaaaaaATTACCTTTGTGCCGACCAAGTAGGGTCTAAACTTGTCaaatgcaaatactactgcaagcatcTCCTTTTCAGTAGTTGTGTAATTTTGTTGTGCAGCATCCATGGttcgacttgcatagtagattgaTCTGAAAAATTTATCACGCCTTTGGCCCAACACCACACCTACTGCATAaccactagcatcgcacatcaattcgaagggctccttccaatctGGTACTATCATGATTGGTGCTGTTACCAATGCCTTCTTGATCTTCTCAAATGCCTGcagacaatcatcatcaaaaataaaagtTGATTCTTTTTCAAGCAAATTACACAAAGGTTTAGAaatcttagaaaaatctttgataaatctacgATAAAACCCGGCGTGTCCTAAGGAACTCCTTATCCCTTTGACGTTCTTTGGTGGTGGAAGCTTTTCAATTACAACCACTTTGGCTCTGTCTACCTCTAATCCCTTAGAAGACACTTGATGTCCAAGAACAAtaccctcttggaccataaaatgacacttctcccaattaagaACTAAGTTCTTTTCTTGACATCTCTGCAACACAAGGGAAAGGTTATGTATACAGTGATCAAATGAAGAGCCGAATACcgagaaatcatccatgaagacttccatgATGTCTTCCACCATGTCTACAAATATGGCTACATACATCTCTGAAAAGTaacaggtgcattgcatagcccAACAGGCATCCTCCTAAAAGCAAACGTGCCATAGAGGCACGTGAAAGTTGTCTTCTCTTGATCCTCCAGTGCTATAGCAATCtggttataacctgaataaccatctaagaaacagtagtgacaataaccagcaagtctatcaagcatttgatcaataaaagataatggaaaatgatcttttcgtgtggcattgttcaacttcctataatcaatacatactcgccATCCAGTCACAGTACGAGTAGATATTagttcatcattttcattcTTTACCACAGTCAttccaccctttttaggcactaCTTGCACAGGAGAAACCCCACTGATGTCAGAAATAGCATATATAAttccagcatttaacaatttcaaCACTTCATTTTTCACTACCTCCTTCATAGCTGGATTTAGCCTCCTTTGATGATCCACATAAGGAGCGTATGACTCCTCCATTAAAATCCTATGCATGCATATGGTGGGACTAATTCCcttgatatcagaaatcgaACACCCAAATGCAGTTTTAAATTTCCTCAACACTTtcaacaatttttctttttaatctaATGTAAGAAAGGAAGAGATAATTACCGGATATGTCGACTTCTCACCCAAGAAAGCATAGCAAAGATGACTTGGAAATTCCTTCAAAACAGGGGATGAATGTATAATATCTGAACACTTTTCTTCTTCCAACTTCTCCTTTGCGGGTTCCTTCACCTTTGGCAACTCCTCAAGAGCCAAAAGTTGCTCTCTCAATTCCCAATCATCATTATCAATTATACTGACAGTACTAGAAAGGCATCTTTCTAATGGATCTTTTACTGTATGACTTATACCAATCTCAGCAACACAAGAGTAATTATCAATGCTTTTACAAGTACTCACCTCGTCATTACCTTTAATAGCCTTATA
This is a stretch of genomic DNA from Primulina eburnea isolate SZY01 chromosome 11, ASM2296580v1, whole genome shotgun sequence. It encodes these proteins:
- the LOC140805402 gene encoding uncharacterized protein, with product MKSLETQIGHGRELEVKKSKENEENEKTVEEVETDRSKAEVEVEQPSVFKPTLPYPQRFRKKIIDDQFAKFLEIFKKIHTNLPFADALEQMPNYAKFIKDVLSKKRNLQEFETVKLTEECSIILQKKLPQKLKDPGSFTIPCIISGNHINKALCDLGVNINLMPFSIYRDLKLGEVKPTTITLKLADRSLTYPRGIVEDVLVKVDKFMFPADFVILDMEEDQDAPLIFERPFLATGKALIDVHKGELTLRVDGEAVIFNIYKAIKGNDEVSTCKSIDNYSCVAEIGISHTVKDPLERCLSSTVSIIDNDDWELREQLLALEELPKVKEPAKEKLEEEKCSDIIHSSPVLKEFPSHLCYAFLGEKSTYPGISPTICMHRILMEESYAPYVDHQRRLNPAMKEVVKNEVLKLLNAGIIYAISDISGVSPVQVVPKKGGMTVVKNENDELISTRTVTGWRMVIQEDACWAMQCTCYFSEMYVAIFVDMVEDIMEVFMDDFSRCQEKNLVLNWEKCHFMVQEGIVLGHQVSSKGLEVDRAKVVVIEKLPPPKNVKGIRSSLGHAGFYRRFIKDFSKISKPLCNLLEKESTFIFDDDCLQAFEKIKKALVTAPIMIVPDWKEPFELMCDASGYAVGVVLGQRRDKFFRSIYYASRTMDAAQQNYTTTEKEMLAVVFAFDKFRPYLVGTKLFEVNSKLPWFADIANFLSCGTLPPDLSYHQKKKFFHDAKFYPWDDPYVFKRCADQVIRRCVDGDDANKILEQCHSSPYGGHFGATRTAAKVLQSGFYWPSLFKDSYTLVK